A genomic window from Lotus japonicus ecotype B-129 chromosome 1, LjGifu_v1.2 includes:
- the LOC130734418 gene encoding uncharacterized protein LOC130734418, giving the protein METRRRRQHHSPMRQRISPPRRPHRVDLDSPVRTIGVQSPSPLPSPPPPPSPSQVGSLERSPENSPAPEQQPAVTQEQWRHLMRSIGNIQQRNEHLQAQLDFYRREQRDDGSREADSVAEFRPFSEDVENVAIPDNMKTLVLDSYSGDSDPKDHLLYFNTKMVIIAASDAVKCRMFPSTFKSTAMAWFTTLPRGSISNFRDFSSKFLVQFSANKNQPVTINDLYNIRQQEGESLKEYMARYSAASVKVEDEEPRACALAFKNGLLPGGLNSKLTRKPARSMGEMRARASTYILDEEDDAFKRKRAKLEKGDTSPKRVKKDRSGEDKGDDKQQRPGKGKSVFKPTKEQLYPRRDDYEQRRPWQSKSHRQREETDMVMNTDVSDMLRGASDANLVDEPEVPRYQPRDANPKKWCEFHRSAGHDTDDCWTLQREIDKLIRAGYQGNRQGQWRNGGDQNKAHKREEERADTKGKKKQESAAIATKGADDTFAQHSGPPVGTINTIAGGFGGGGDTHAARKRHVRAVNSVHEVAFGFVHPDITISMADFEGIKPHKDDPIVVQLRMNSFNVRRVLLDQGSSADIIYGDAFDKLGLTDNDLTPYAGTLVGFAGEQVMVRGYIDLDTIFGEDECARVLKVRYLVLQVVASYNVIIGRNTLNRLCAVISTAHLAVKYPLSSGKVGKLKVDQKMARECYNNCLNLYGKKSALVGHRCYEIEASDENLDPRGEGRVNRPTPIEETKALKFGDRTLKIGTRLTEEQETRLTKLHGENLDLFAWSCKDMPGIDPNFICHRLALNLSVKPVSQLRRRLGGDKGKAVQQEVDKLLAAEFIREVKYPTWLANVVMVKKANGKWRMCVDYTDLNKACPKDSYPLPSIDSLVDGASGNELLSLMDAYSGYHQIRMHPADEDKTAFMTARVNYCYRTMPFGLKNAGATYQRLMDRVFAGQVGRNMEVYVDDMIVKSVRGLDHHQDLEEAFGEIRKHSMRLNPEKCSFGVQGGKFLGFMITSRGIEINPEKCKAIQQMKSPSNVKEVQRLTGRIAALSRFLPKSGDRSFPFFKCLRKNVAFEWTAECEEAFVRLKELLSSPPILSKPIQGHPLHLYFAVSDSALSSVMLQEIDGEHRIVYFVSHTLQGAEVRYQKIEKAALAVLVTARRLRPYFQSFPVKVRTDLPLRQVLQKPDLSGRLVAWSVELSEYGLQYDKRGTVGAQSLADFVVELTPDRFERVDTQWTLFVDGSSNSSGSGAGVTLEGPGELVLEQSLKFEFKATNNQAEYEALIAGLKLAREVKIRSLLIRTDSQLVENQVKGTFQVKDPNLIKYLERVRYLMTLFQKVVVEYVPRAENQRADALAKLASTRKPGNNKSVIQETLAYPSIEGELMSCVNRGRTWMDPIISILAGDPAEVEQCTKEQQREASHYALIDGHLYRRGFSTPLLKCVSPEKYEAIMSEVHEGVCASHIGGRSLACKVLRAGFYWPTLRKDCMDFVKQYKECQVFADLSKAPPKELVTMSAPWPFAMWGVDLVGPFPTARAQMKFILVAVDYFTKWIEAEPLAKITSAKIVNFYWKRIVCRFGIPRAIVSDNGTQFSSSQTREFCKEMGIQMRFASVEHPQTNGQVESANRVILRGLRRRLAEAKGAWLDELPAVLWSYNTTEQSTTRETPFRMTYGVDAMLPVEIDNFTWRTRPGFEEENQANMAVELDLLSETRDEAHIRETAMKQRVAAKFNSRVRVRDMQVGDLVLKWRSGAPGNKLTPNWEGPYRIVKVLGNGAYHLEELDGRRLPRSFNGLSLRYFYS; this is encoded by the coding sequence atggagactcgacgcaggaggcagcatcattcaccaatgcgacagcggatttcgccgcctcggcggcctcatcgtgtggacctggattctccggtacgaacgataggagtacagtcgccttctcctcttccatcaccaccacctcctccatcgccttcacaggtaggatctctggagcgctcaccagagaattcacctgctccggaacaacagccggcggtgacacaggagcaatggcgccatttgatgcgcagtattggcaacatccagcagcggaatgagcatctacaggctcagttagatttctaccgtcgcgagcagcgagatgatggaagcagagaagcagattccgtggctgagttccgtccgttctcggaagatgttgagaatgtggcgattccggataacatgaaaacgttagttctggattcttacagcggagattccgatccgaaagatcatcttctgtattttaatacgaagatggtgataattgcggcgtcagatgcggtgaagtgcaggatgtttccatcgacgttcaaatcgacggcgatggcgtggttcacaactttgccgcgtggatcgatttcaaatttcagagacttctcatccaagtttctagtgcaattctcggcaaataagaatcagccggtgacgatcaatgacctatacaatattcgccagcaggaaggggagtcactgaaagagtacatggcaaggtatagcgcggcgtcggtaaaggtagaagacgaggagcctcgagcttgtgctttagcatttaaaaacggtttgctgccgggagggttgaacagcaaattgacacgtaagccggcgcgctcgatgggagagatgcgtgctcgtgccagcacttatattctggacgaggaggacgacgctttcaaaagaaagcgcgcgaagttggaaaagggcgacacgtcgcccaagcgcgtgaaaaaagataggagcggcgagGATAAGGGGGACGACAAACAGCAGAGGCcaggtaaggggaagtcggtattcaaaccgaccaaggaacagttgtatccacggcgcgatgattatgaacaacgtcggccttggcaatctaagtctcatcgccagcgggaggaaactgatatggtgatgaacacagatgtatcggatatgctccgaggggcaagcgacgccaatctagtggatgagccggaggTCCCAAggtatcagccacgggacgccaatcccaagaagtggtgcgagttccaccggtccgccgggcatgatacggatgactgttggactttgcagcgggagattgataagttgattcgggcgggatatcaaggaaatcgtcaaggccagtggcgcaatggtggcgatcaaaacaaagcgcacaagcgggaggaggagcgagcggacactaagggcaagaaaaagcaagaatcagcggctatcgccacaaaaggggctgatgacacgttcgctcaacactctgGACCGCCCGTCGgaaccatcaacaccatcgccgggggatttggcggcggtggcgacactcacgcggcgcgtaagcgccatgttcgtgccgttaattccgttcatgaggtcgcttttggattcgtacaccctgacataacaatctcgatggcggactttgaggggataaagcctcataaggacgacccgattgtggtgcagttaaggatgaacagtttcaacgttagaagggtactcctggatcagggtagttcggctgatattatctatggtgatgcatttgacaagttgggactaactgacaatgatctaactccatacgcgggaaccttggtaggtttcgcgggggagcaagtaatggtgcggggatacattgatctagacacaatatttggggaagacgagtgtgctagggttttgaaggtaaggtatctggttctccaggtggtagcatcctacaatgtcatcattgggcgaaatacattgaatcgcctttgtgctgtaatttcgacagcccacttggcggtcaagtatccgctaagcagtggaaaggtgggaaagctgaaggtggaccagaagatggcgagggagtgttacaataattgccttaacttgtacggcaagaagagtgcgttggttggtcatagatgttatgaaatcgaagcttcggatgaaaatcttgatccccggggcgaggggcgagtaaataggcccacgccaattgaggaaacgaaggcgctaaagtttggcgatcgcactttgaagattgggaccagactgacggaagagcaggagacgcgcctgacaaaactgcatggggagaacttagacttgtttgcttggagctgcaaagacatgcctggaattgatccaaacttcatatgccatcggttagcattgaatctaagtgtcaagccagtttcacaacttaggaggcgcttgggtggcgacaaagggaaggcggtgcaacaggaggtcgacaagttgttggcggcagagttcatcagggaagtgaagtatccgacgtggttggcgaacgtcgtaatggtaaagaaggcgaacgggaaatggcggatgtgtgtagattacacagacttaaacaaggcatgtccaaaagattcgtatccccttcccagcatcgatagccttgttgatggtgcctcgggaaacgaactgcttagcttgatggatgcttattctggctatcatcaaatccgcatgcacccggcagacgaggacaaaacggcttttatgactgccagagtcaattattgctatcgcaccatgccgtttggactaaagaacgctggggctacctaccaaagattgatggatagggtttttgctgggcaggtgggaagaaacatggaggtttacgttgatgacatgattgttaaatcagtacgaggtttagaccatcatcaagatctggaggaagcatttggcgaaattaggaagcacagtatgcgcctcaatccggagaaatgctcttttggtgttcaggggggtaagtttttgggattcatgatcacatccagaggaatcgagataaacccagaaaaatgcaaggctattcagcagatgaaaagcccttccaatgtgaaagaagtccaacgtttgacggggcgaatagcagctttatctcggtttcttcccaagtctggtgacagatcttttccttttttcaagtgtcttcgcaagaatgtcgcattcgagtggacggcggagtgtgaggaagctttcgttcgcctcaaggaactcctatcgtcaccgccgatcttgtcgaaaccaatacagggacacccgctgcatttgtattttgctgtgagcgatagtgctctgagttctgtgatgttgcaggagatagatggcgagcatcgaattgtttattttgttagtcacacactccagggcgcggaggtcagatatcagaaaattgagaaggcggcgctggcggtcctcgtcaccgcccggcggttgagaccttattttcagagttttcccgtgaaggtgcggacggatttgcccttgaggcaagtattacaaaaaccggatttatcaggtagattggtcgcctggtcggttgaattgtcagagtatggtttgcaatacgataagcggggcacggttggtgcgcagtcactagctgactttgtggtcgagttgactccagatcggtttgaaagagtggacactcagtggactctctttgtggatggatcctccaatagtagtggcagcggcgcgggagtaacgttagaagggccgggggaactagtgctggagcaatccctgaaattcgagttcaaagcaacgaacaaccaagcagaatatgaagctctcatcgccggattgaagttggcgcgggaagtgaagatcaggagtttgttgataagaacggactcacaattggtggagaatcaagtgaagggaactttccaggtcaaagatcctaatctgatcaagtaccttgagcgggtacggtatttgatgacactctttcaaaaggtcgtggtggagtacgttcctcgggcagaaaatcagcgggcggacgcgttagccaaactggcgagcacgcggaagcccggcaataacaaaagtgtgattcaggaaacgctggcgtacccaagcatcgaaggcgagctcatgtcctgcgtaaacagagggagaacatggatggatcccataatatctatcttggcgggggacccggcagaagtggagcaatgcacgaaggagcagcagcgggaggcgagtcactatgctctcattgacggacatttgtatcgccgtggtttctcgacgccattgttgaaatgtgtatcgccagagaagtacgaagcgataatgtctgaagtacatgaaggagtgtgcgcgagccacatcgggggaaggtctttggcttgcaaagtgttgagggcgggtttttactggcccaccctcaggaaagattgtatggacttcgtgaagcagtacaaggagtgtcaagtgttcgcggatttgtctaaggcaccgccaaaagagttggtaacgatgagcgccccgtggcctttcgccatgtggggtgtggacctagttggacctttcccgaccgccagggcacaaatgaagtttatattggtggcggtggactacttcactaagtggattgaggctgaacccttggccaagattacttctgcaaagatagtcaatttctactggaagcgtattgtttgcaggttcgggatcccaagggcgatcgtatctgacaatgggacccagttttcaagcagtcaaacaagggagttctgcaaggaaatgggcatacagatgaggttcgcctctgttgagcatccgcagacgaacggccaggtggaatctgcaaacagggtaatcctacgaggactaagacgacggctcgcggaggctaagggagcttggttggatgaacttccggcggtgctgtggtcgtacaacaccaccgagcaatctactacaagggaaaccccctttagaatgacctacggggtagatgccatgttgccggtggagattgacaactttacatggcggactcgaccaggttttgaagaggaaaatcaggccaacatggcggtggagctggaccttttgtcggaaacgcgcgacgaggcgcacattcgggaaacagcgatgaagcagcgcgtggcggcaaagttcaacagcagggttcgcgtccgagatatgcaggttggcgacctggtcctcaagtggcgatcgggagccccggggaacaagcttactcccaactgggaagggccctaccgcattgttaaagttcttggtaatggggcctatcacttagaagagcttgatgggaggcggttacctcgatcgttcaatggtttgagcttgcgctacttttatagttga